From the Nonlabens marinus S1-08 genome, one window contains:
- a CDS encoding porin family protein, which yields MKILWSVAFMLLSAAAFAQTGSAFGIKGGLNYGSTGDFENEIPNRAENPDDKIGYHLGFFAKADLGRVYIRPELLYTKLNSEYSVGEFEVNKIDAPILVGLNIIGPLNVFAGPSLQYILDTELEDVDVDDVMEEFSVGAQFGVGIDLGRLGIDLRYERGFKENEVEFSGINRSRIDTRPEQLIVALSLSL from the coding sequence ATGAAAATATTATGGAGTGTAGCGTTCATGCTACTAAGTGCAGCAGCCTTTGCCCAAACAGGTAGCGCATTCGGGATCAAAGGAGGATTGAATTATGGTTCTACCGGAGATTTTGAAAATGAAATTCCCAATCGTGCCGAAAATCCTGATGACAAAATCGGTTACCATTTAGGATTCTTTGCTAAAGCAGATCTAGGCAGAGTTTACATACGGCCAGAATTGCTGTACACTAAATTGAATAGTGAATATTCAGTTGGAGAATTTGAGGTGAATAAAATTGATGCGCCTATTCTAGTAGGTTTAAATATAATAGGACCACTAAATGTTTTTGCAGGTCCTTCATTACAGTACATTTTAGATACGGAGCTTGAAGATGTTGATGTAGATGATGTCATGGAAGAATTTTCAGTCGGAGCGCAATTTGGAGTTGGCATAGATCTAGGTAGGTTAGGAATCGACTTAAGATATGAGCGAGGTTTCAAGGAAAATGAGGTGGAGTTTAGTGGTATTAACCGCAGCCGCATCGACACCAGACCAGAACAACTTATAGTCGCGCTGAGTTTATCCCTATAA
- a CDS encoding T9SS type B sorting domain-containing protein, which yields MIKTGYVLFVLLFCASQLSYGQLEAANWYFGFNAGLRFDPDTGAVTPLTDSAMSTNEGCATISDSDGNLLFYTDGSTVYNRNNIVMQNGSGLRGNASSTQSAIIIPKPQDSNIYYIFTVDTGVSGGGSDAGLNYYEVDMTADGGLGAVVTDITNPTNLLPFCSEKITAINHETRDEIIVVAYANSAGFSLPYDTFYSFTIDASGVNTTPVASIQPNSVDDRRGNLKVSPDGKYLVSCNSTSSSYIYDFDQSTGAVTNERLLPLPFPNFAGYGVEFSPNSSLLYILATNAGGGGPSGHSSGLYQFDLDARDVTSTGIVIDSRQGYRGSLQLGIDGKIYRAQAESFFDGSSFLGRINNPDIRGAGANYQHNAVELAGKMSAQGLPPFIQSFFAVINIENVCSGDTTLFSFETDTTPDSVLWDFGDGTTSTELSSSHVYTSAGIYEISLTLEFGGATRKYFKQVEIFDSPVANNASDIIACDDNLDGRETFDLTATSAEILGTQDAQTFPITYYLNQEDADMAQNKITLPFTSDVPQLAIYARIDNTFNSDCYDTTSFLVNIYDQPVANQVENLEQCDDNFDGIETFQLTSQNAGILQGQNPSQFTISYHLNATDAAGDLNPLPTSYRNTTTFQQTVFARIENNAETNCAAVTSFDLVVQAKPVAINFDAFQCDEDGIPDSRTNFNLSSFNSSVSNNAAGVTVAYYLNQNDADNERNPLNDRDYVNVTPLQTIVARVTDTNTGCFNTSTVTLSVSASDAQDTSLELCDDDGVQDGFRIFSLDNANNAVLANAPSDVTVSYYASTSDALAERNSLPLQFTNTVINRQVIYARAESPDGNCYGISKVELIVNELPQVEPTAYFEYCGNDPQALIIDAGPLSGSTTDYTYEWSTGATTYAIDVRDGGLYTVVVTNNSGCSGSREITVVISEPATINSIDVINANGERFGSATAVVSGLGDYEFRIDPNASYQESPVFKDLPPGFYVLEVNDRNGCGTVFQKFSIVGYPRFFTPNGDGFNDFWQLNGVNNIFEPDATIFIFDRFGKLLKQLSPSSQGWDGTFNGEPLPASGYWFKATLTDGTEFSSHFTLKR from the coding sequence ATGATAAAAACAGGTTACGTTTTATTTGTGCTGCTTTTTTGTGCATCACAGTTAAGCTACGGCCAGCTTGAGGCGGCTAATTGGTATTTTGGTTTCAATGCAGGACTGCGATTTGACCCAGACACTGGAGCAGTTACACCGCTTACAGACAGTGCGATGTCTACTAATGAAGGTTGCGCAACCATTTCAGATTCTGACGGGAATTTATTGTTCTATACTGATGGAAGCACAGTGTATAACAGAAATAATATCGTAATGCAAAATGGTTCTGGCTTGCGAGGTAATGCTTCAAGTACACAAAGTGCTATCATCATTCCAAAACCACAAGATTCAAATATCTATTACATATTTACAGTAGACACTGGTGTTAGTGGTGGTGGTAGTGACGCTGGTCTTAATTATTACGAGGTAGATATGACTGCTGATGGCGGATTAGGGGCTGTAGTTACTGATATTACTAATCCAACTAATTTACTTCCTTTTTGTTCTGAAAAGATTACAGCGATAAATCACGAAACTCGCGATGAAATTATTGTTGTTGCCTATGCCAATAGTGCAGGTTTCAGTCTTCCATATGATACATTCTATAGTTTTACTATAGACGCTAGCGGTGTTAACACAACTCCTGTAGCTTCTATTCAACCCAATTCAGTCGATGATAGAAGAGGTAATTTGAAAGTTTCTCCTGATGGAAAGTATTTGGTTTCTTGCAACTCCACATCCTCTTCTTACATATACGATTTTGATCAGTCCACTGGAGCCGTAACTAACGAACGTTTATTACCACTCCCTTTTCCGAATTTTGCAGGCTATGGAGTGGAGTTTTCGCCTAACAGCAGTCTGCTGTACATACTGGCAACCAACGCCGGCGGCGGCGGACCTTCAGGCCATTCCAGCGGTTTGTATCAATTTGATCTAGATGCAAGGGATGTAACTTCAACAGGTATTGTTATTGATTCAAGGCAAGGGTATCGTGGCTCCCTCCAATTAGGAATTGATGGAAAAATATACAGAGCTCAAGCTGAATCTTTTTTTGACGGGTCTAGCTTTTTAGGTCGTATAAATAATCCAGACATTAGAGGCGCTGGTGCAAATTACCAGCACAATGCGGTAGAGCTCGCTGGAAAAATGAGTGCACAAGGTTTGCCTCCATTTATCCAAAGCTTTTTTGCCGTAATTAATATTGAAAATGTTTGTTCTGGAGATACCACATTATTTTCTTTTGAAACAGATACAACTCCAGATTCCGTCCTTTGGGATTTTGGAGATGGAACAACATCAACTGAACTATCTTCTTCTCATGTATATACTAGTGCAGGGATTTACGAGATATCTCTAACTCTTGAATTTGGTGGTGCGACAAGAAAGTATTTTAAACAAGTAGAAATCTTTGATAGCCCAGTAGCAAATAACGCGTCAGACATAATAGCCTGCGATGACAATCTAGATGGAAGGGAGACGTTTGACTTAACCGCTACTAGTGCTGAAATTTTAGGTACTCAAGACGCGCAAACTTTCCCTATCACTTATTATTTGAATCAGGAAGATGCAGATATGGCTCAAAACAAGATCACTTTGCCCTTTACAAGTGATGTCCCACAACTTGCAATTTACGCTAGAATTGACAATACGTTCAATTCAGATTGTTATGACACCACTTCATTCCTTGTTAATATATATGACCAACCTGTAGCAAATCAAGTAGAAAATTTAGAGCAGTGCGACGACAATTTTGACGGTATAGAAACCTTTCAATTGACCAGCCAAAACGCTGGCATTCTTCAAGGTCAGAACCCATCTCAGTTTACAATATCTTACCATTTAAATGCTACTGATGCTGCAGGAGATCTTAATCCATTACCAACTTCTTACCGTAACACTACTACTTTCCAACAAACTGTTTTTGCAAGGATTGAAAATAATGCTGAAACTAATTGTGCAGCAGTTACAAGTTTTGATCTTGTAGTTCAAGCCAAACCCGTAGCCATAAACTTTGATGCATTTCAGTGTGACGAAGATGGAATTCCTGATAGCCGAACTAATTTTAATTTGTCCAGTTTCAACAGTTCTGTGTCTAATAACGCGGCAGGAGTTACCGTGGCTTATTATTTAAATCAAAACGATGCAGACAATGAGCGGAATCCATTAAATGATAGAGATTATGTCAATGTAACTCCTTTGCAAACTATAGTTGCCAGAGTGACTGATACCAATACTGGATGTTTCAATACCTCAACTGTGACCTTATCAGTTAGTGCTAGTGATGCACAGGATACTTCATTAGAATTATGCGACGATGATGGAGTACAAGACGGTTTCAGAATTTTTAGTTTGGACAATGCAAATAATGCGGTGCTAGCTAATGCACCATCAGATGTTACTGTTAGTTATTATGCAAGTACCAGCGATGCTTTAGCTGAGCGCAATTCACTCCCTTTACAGTTTACCAATACCGTTATTAATAGACAGGTGATTTATGCTAGAGCCGAGTCTCCAGACGGAAACTGTTATGGAATCAGTAAGGTGGAACTTATTGTCAATGAGCTGCCCCAAGTAGAACCAACCGCTTATTTTGAATATTGCGGAAATGACCCACAAGCATTAATCATAGATGCAGGTCCGCTGTCTGGTTCTACGACTGACTACACCTATGAATGGAGCACAGGCGCCACAACATATGCAATAGATGTTCGAGATGGAGGGTTGTATACTGTTGTAGTAACTAACAATAGTGGCTGTAGTGGTAGCAGAGAAATTACAGTAGTTATCAGTGAACCAGCGACTATCAATTCTATTGATGTGATCAATGCTAATGGAGAGAGATTTGGGTCTGCCACTGCTGTAGTTTCTGGGTTGGGTGATTATGAATTCCGTATAGATCCTAATGCAAGCTACCAAGAAAGTCCTGTTTTTAAAGACTTACCTCCTGGCTTTTATGTTCTAGAAGTGAATGACCGCAATGGTTGTGGTACGGTATTCCAAAAATTCAGTATCGTGGGATATCCTAGGTTCTTCACTCCCAACGGTGATGGTTTTAATGACTTTTGGCAACTGAACGGCGTCAACAACATTTTTGAACCAGACGCTACCATCTTCATTTTTGATAGATTCGGTAAACTTTTAAAACAGCTATCTCCCAGCAGTCAAGGATGGGATGGCACCTTTAATGGCGAGCCTTTACCAGCTAGTGGTTACTGGTTCAAAGCTACTTTAACAGATGGTACTGAGTTTTCCTCTCATTTCACATTAAAACGATAA
- a CDS encoding ABC transporter ATP-binding protein, whose product MEKILEINQLTKNYGALTAVDNVSFTIEKGHVYGILGPNGSGKSTTLGMVLNVVNPSSGNYSWFEGTVNNHDALKRIGAIIERPNFYPSMDAVQNLKLVCKIKNISEDKIDEKLELVDLLSRKRSPFKTYSLGMKQRLAIASALLNDPEILILDEPTNGLDPQGIRKIRDIIQHIAKTGTTILLASHLLDEVEKVCTHVIVLRKGHMLYCGPVEEMNKNFGSIFIDAKDRTALQTFLKTQPYAGTTEDQGDGLEVKLLSDVDTTQINQDAYHAGIVLSKLMFKKQSLEDQFIELTKN is encoded by the coding sequence GTGGAAAAAATCCTAGAAATAAACCAACTCACAAAAAACTACGGCGCCTTAACTGCTGTGGACAATGTCAGTTTTACGATAGAAAAAGGCCATGTATATGGCATCTTAGGACCTAACGGTAGCGGAAAGTCTACGACCTTAGGCATGGTCCTCAATGTTGTCAACCCTAGCTCTGGTAATTACAGCTGGTTTGAAGGCACAGTAAATAATCATGATGCGTTAAAGCGCATCGGTGCTATTATTGAAAGACCTAATTTCTATCCAAGCATGGACGCTGTTCAAAATTTAAAATTGGTTTGTAAAATCAAGAACATCAGTGAGGATAAAATTGATGAAAAACTGGAGTTGGTGGATTTGCTTTCGCGAAAGCGATCTCCATTTAAAACCTATTCTCTGGGGATGAAACAGCGTCTAGCTATTGCCAGCGCCTTGTTAAACGATCCTGAAATATTAATTCTAGATGAACCTACCAATGGTTTAGATCCACAAGGAATTAGGAAAATACGAGACATCATTCAGCATATTGCTAAAACTGGTACTACCATCCTACTGGCTTCTCACCTATTGGATGAAGTTGAAAAAGTGTGTACTCATGTAATTGTATTGCGTAAGGGTCACATGTTGTATTGTGGTCCCGTGGAAGAAATGAATAAAAACTTCGGTTCCATATTTATTGATGCTAAAGATAGAACAGCTCTCCAAACCTTTCTCAAAACCCAGCCCTATGCTGGAACTACCGAAGACCAAGGCGATGGGCTGGAGGTAAAGCTATTAAGCGATGTAGATACTACACAGATCAATCAAGATGCTTACCACGCAGGAATTGTATTGAGCAAATTGATGTTTAAAAAACAAAGTCTAGAAGACCAATTCATAGAACTTACTAAAAACTAA
- a CDS encoding MarR family winged helix-turn-helix transcriptional regulator translates to MKKSAPAAIPLSRKLITTIIKKATELNEAIAQVLKEESLTTQQFNVLRILRGRHGEPASLQDVSKDMLHSNSNTTRVVDKLVSKNYVDRIQSPEDRRQIELTITDNGLELLSRLDARVDQIEALLTKNISEIEMQELINKLHHINN, encoded by the coding sequence ATGAAAAAAAGTGCACCTGCAGCTATTCCGCTTTCGCGAAAGCTAATAACCACCATTATCAAAAAAGCGACGGAGCTTAATGAAGCTATCGCTCAAGTCTTAAAAGAAGAGAGCTTAACCACTCAACAATTTAACGTTCTTCGCATTTTGCGAGGCCGCCACGGTGAGCCTGCTAGCTTGCAAGATGTTTCAAAAGATATGTTGCATTCTAATTCCAACACCACTCGTGTGGTGGATAAATTAGTATCTAAAAACTATGTGGATCGCATTCAAAGTCCAGAGGATCGCAGGCAGATAGAGCTAACAATTACAGATAATGGTTTAGAATTATTATCAAGACTGGATGCACGAGTAGATCAGATAGAAGCTCTATTAACAAAAAATATTTCAGAAATTGAAATGCAGGAATTGATAAATAAACTTCATCATATTAATAATTGA
- a CDS encoding ABC transporter permease has protein sequence MKRLLDIEFHKFKYSRSSKVLTIIYLVIVALMMLVGMIRIDFNGFSGSFSDLGIFDFPYVWHVSTYFTSFLKIFIAIVIVSLTASEYSNRTIKQNLIDGLSKKELILSKFYLALALAVLTTLVVFVASLILGLIYSDYNEIGIIFSDLEFMGAFFLGHLVFFCFCLFAGILLKRSAFALGFVAVWWMFEGGMNILSYVLDKAYGTHIYDYVTHILPLNAMTNLIKQPFTRIDLIGSSLDQVTQGSMVFDYHIDWVDVLSVLLWSTLFIYWSYALLKRRDL, from the coding sequence ATGAAAAGATTACTTGATATAGAATTCCATAAATTTAAGTATAGTCGTAGCAGTAAGGTGTTGACCATTATTTATTTGGTCATAGTTGCACTGATGATGCTTGTAGGAATGATACGAATTGATTTTAATGGGTTTAGTGGTAGCTTCTCTGATTTGGGGATTTTTGACTTTCCATATGTATGGCACGTCAGCACCTATTTCACTAGTTTCCTTAAGATTTTTATAGCCATAGTTATTGTTTCCTTGACAGCGAGTGAATACAGCAACCGGACGATCAAGCAAAATCTAATTGATGGCTTAAGTAAGAAAGAGTTAATTCTTTCTAAGTTCTATCTAGCCCTAGCACTAGCGGTACTTACTACACTTGTTGTTTTTGTCGCCTCTTTAATTTTGGGATTGATATACTCAGATTACAATGAAATAGGCATCATTTTCTCTGATTTAGAATTCATGGGAGCTTTCTTTTTAGGACACTTAGTATTCTTTTGTTTTTGTCTTTTTGCAGGGATTTTATTGAAGCGTAGTGCGTTTGCTTTAGGTTTTGTTGCAGTATGGTGGATGTTTGAAGGAGGTATGAATATTCTTTCTTATGTTCTTGATAAAGCCTATGGAACTCATATCTATGATTATGTGACGCACATTCTCCCTTTAAATGCGATGACTAATTTGATCAAACAACCATTTACTAGGATTGATCTAATTGGGTCTAGTTTAGACCAAGTCACCCAAGGTTCGATGGTTTTTGACTATCATATTGATTGGGTGGATGTACTCTCGGTTCTATTGTGGAGTACTTTATTTATTTATTGGTCTTATGCCCTACTCAAGCGCAGGGATTTATAA
- a CDS encoding nucleoid-associated protein produces MINLYNTRIEDLAIHRVGNKNKGEMLLTSSSSTPLDDEMHSLLKEYFLKPFRSKEEAYYSFHHEEDLEFHEMFAFAKAIFSTPATLLENSKKIAKQLYQQSVHPHIRSGEVYVCHFTNVMLDNNKTDAIGIFKSEIKQDFLQFEETESDLKMILKQGVNLNKLDKGAIIFNVEQENGFKILSVDSNRYDAKYWLDDFLGVDVFEDENFFTKKYLKFCQDFAKDVVLPAEDKKEEVMFMNRAVNHFAKNDSFEESAFLNDTFENPDLIPEFKHYKTEKGPKYSIEDVSSFPISNTAVSAARKGIKSVINLDTHVQIKMDFTNSDSAEKFIEKGWDEERQMYYYLVYFNREEKK; encoded by the coding sequence ATGATCAATCTATACAATACGAGAATTGAAGACCTAGCGATACACCGTGTAGGTAATAAAAATAAGGGGGAAATGCTCTTGACCTCTAGCAGCAGCACGCCGCTGGATGATGAGATGCACTCGTTATTGAAAGAATATTTCTTAAAACCCTTCCGTTCTAAGGAAGAGGCGTATTACAGTTTCCATCATGAGGAAGATTTGGAGTTTCATGAGATGTTCGCTTTCGCGAAAGCGATATTCTCGACCCCTGCCACCTTATTGGAAAACTCTAAAAAGATTGCGAAACAGCTGTACCAACAGTCTGTTCATCCACACATAAGAAGCGGCGAGGTATACGTGTGTCACTTTACAAATGTGATGCTGGACAACAACAAGACTGATGCGATTGGTATTTTTAAGAGTGAAATCAAACAGGATTTTTTACAGTTTGAAGAAACAGAGAGCGATCTTAAAATGATCTTGAAGCAAGGTGTGAACCTTAACAAATTAGATAAAGGCGCCATCATTTTTAATGTCGAGCAAGAGAATGGATTCAAAATTCTATCTGTGGATTCCAATAGATACGACGCTAAATATTGGCTAGACGATTTCTTAGGAGTTGATGTGTTTGAAGATGAGAACTTCTTCACTAAAAAATATTTGAAGTTTTGTCAAGATTTCGCAAAAGACGTAGTACTTCCTGCTGAGGATAAAAAGGAAGAGGTGATGTTTATGAATCGGGCAGTCAACCATTTTGCCAAAAATGATAGCTTCGAAGAGTCTGCTTTCCTGAATGACACATTTGAGAATCCAGATTTAATTCCTGAGTTTAAGCATTATAAAACTGAGAAAGGTCCTAAATACAGTATTGAGGATGTTTCCAGCTTTCCTATCTCGAACACCGCTGTAAGCGCTGCCCGAAAAGGCATAAAAAGCGTGATTAATCTAGACACGCACGTGCAAATTAAAATGGACTTTACCAACAGCGATAGTGCTGAAAAGTTCATTGAAAAAGGCTGGGATGAAGAACGACAGATGTATTACTACCTTGTTTATTTTAATAGAGAAGAAAAAAAATAA
- a CDS encoding COX15/CtaA family protein yields MFTEQNYRRWLRLSILVIYLIIIAGAVVRMTGSGMGCPDWPKCFGYWIPPTEEAELEFSPNTSYKEGMVIIVDQELRVAKESFFSTTSYSESDWKPYTKHDYAVFNKFHTWTEYINRLIGALGGLVVLVAAFLSLQFIKTRPKLTVLTIAALLAMLIQAVIGKIVVDTLLSPVLITIHMIVALLIVGLLIYLLYEVLPPDSSYKNQGRLPKFALLVILLTLAQVALGTQVRQFIDHQVDLFGYPLSSEWLENGPALFFIHRSFSILLVLIHGWFFYEAIFKWNHPIRSYYTLGVLIIGTIISGILMNYADFPFGSQAVHLVLASLILGLQFYIWMRLRSARIDP; encoded by the coding sequence ATGTTTACAGAACAAAACTACCGTCGCTGGCTACGCCTAAGTATTTTAGTCATTTACCTGATCATCATTGCCGGTGCAGTAGTGCGGATGACAGGTAGTGGTATGGGCTGTCCTGACTGGCCCAAATGTTTTGGCTATTGGATACCACCCACTGAAGAAGCAGAATTAGAGTTCTCCCCTAATACGTCCTACAAAGAGGGAATGGTCATCATAGTCGACCAAGAGTTACGAGTTGCTAAAGAAAGTTTCTTCAGTACAACTTCCTACAGCGAGAGCGATTGGAAACCCTATACCAAACATGACTATGCTGTATTCAACAAGTTCCATACCTGGACAGAGTATATCAATAGACTAATAGGTGCTTTAGGTGGTTTGGTGGTATTAGTTGCTGCATTTCTCTCTTTACAATTTATAAAAACCAGACCTAAACTTACTGTACTTACGATTGCTGCCTTATTAGCGATGCTCATTCAAGCTGTCATAGGTAAAATAGTGGTAGACACCTTATTATCGCCAGTGCTCATCACCATTCACATGATCGTGGCATTACTCATTGTGGGGCTTTTGATTTACTTGCTGTATGAAGTATTACCTCCAGATTCTAGCTATAAGAATCAAGGTCGGCTGCCTAAATTTGCCTTGTTAGTTATCTTGTTGACACTAGCTCAAGTAGCGTTAGGTACTCAAGTACGACAGTTTATAGATCATCAAGTAGATCTTTTTGGGTATCCGCTCAGTTCTGAGTGGCTAGAAAATGGTCCTGCACTATTTTTCATTCATCGCAGTTTTTCCATTCTTCTAGTATTAATTCATGGTTGGTTTTTTTATGAAGCCATTTTCAAATGGAATCACCCTATACGATCTTACTACACTTTAGGTGTTCTCATCATTGGAACTATAATAAGTGGGATATTAATGAATTATGCAGACTTCCCATTTGGGTCCCAAGCGGTACACCTCGTTCTAGCCTCGCTCATTCTAGGATTGCAATTCTACATTTGGATGCGATTGAGGTCGGCAAGAATAGATCCATAA
- a CDS encoding IS1096 element passenger TnpR family protein → MIYRLRAILNASDDVFRDIEIAADATLEDLHNVISQSFQLQGDEMASFYSSDEDWNQGEEFCLFDMSEGSSSIKKMCDTLMSDVMDKSNTRLIYIYDFLNMWTFLIELADIAGPVDGTAYPQVIFAMGELPDSPPDPEFEADPRFTEEDDEDEYGDDEEFYEDYDDNEFY, encoded by the coding sequence ATGATCTATAGATTAAGAGCTATTCTGAACGCGTCAGATGATGTTTTTAGAGATATTGAAATCGCAGCAGATGCGACTTTGGAAGACCTACACAACGTGATCTCACAATCCTTTCAATTACAGGGGGATGAGATGGCGAGCTTTTATTCCAGTGATGAAGACTGGAACCAAGGGGAAGAATTCTGCTTATTTGATATGAGTGAAGGCTCCTCTTCCATCAAAAAAATGTGCGATACTCTCATGAGTGACGTCATGGATAAAAGCAATACACGGCTCATCTACATCTACGACTTTTTAAACATGTGGACCTTTTTAATAGAACTGGCTGATATTGCTGGTCCTGTGGATGGTACTGCTTACCCACAAGTGATCTTTGCCATGGGAGAATTACCAGATTCCCCTCCAGATCCAGAGTTTGAAGCAGATCCTCGCTTTACTGAAGAAGATGATGAAGACGAATATGGCGATGACGAGGAGTTCTATGAAGACTATGACGATAACGAGTTTTATTAA
- the miaE gene encoding tRNA-(ms[2]io[6]A)-hydroxylase, giving the protein MESTTTKTTLGLNLPTDPRWVDLAAMSLQDILTDHAFCEQKAASTMISMVQMHSDKPELVDALSPVVTEEWGHFRMVLAELKKRGLELGLQRPDDYIKTLMKGKPKGESRDFLFLDQLLICALIEARSCERFKMLSEKLEDEGLQKFYHQFMVAEAAHYRLFLDLAKTYFPEDRVMKRWDYWLKYEADFLSKMEVRGDRMH; this is encoded by the coding sequence ATGGAATCAACCACTACAAAAACCACTCTTGGTCTTAACCTCCCAACAGACCCTCGTTGGGTTGATCTAGCCGCTATGAGTCTTCAAGATATATTGACAGACCATGCTTTTTGCGAGCAAAAAGCAGCGAGCACCATGATTTCTATGGTTCAAATGCATTCTGACAAACCTGAATTAGTAGATGCACTTTCCCCAGTAGTCACTGAGGAATGGGGACATTTTAGAATGGTGCTGGCAGAGCTAAAAAAGCGCGGCTTAGAGTTGGGATTACAGCGACCCGACGACTACATCAAAACATTGATGAAAGGAAAGCCTAAAGGCGAAAGTCGCGATTTTCTATTCCTTGATCAATTGCTCATTTGCGCCTTGATTGAAGCTAGAAGCTGTGAACGGTTCAAAATGCTCTCTGAAAAATTAGAAGATGAAGGTCTTCAAAAATTTTACCACCAATTCATGGTGGCAGAAGCGGCTCATTATCGATTGTTTTTAGATTTGGCTAAAACCTATTTTCCGGAGGACCGAGTTATGAAGCGCTGGGATTATTGGTTGAAGTATGAAGCAGATTTTTTGAGCAAAATGGAGGTGCGTGGCGATAGAATGCATTAG